In a single window of the Necator americanus strain Aroian chromosome X, whole genome shotgun sequence genome:
- a CDS encoding hypothetical protein (NECATOR_CHRX.G21206.T2) gives MLLLWLDTFAMGPSTRAAMFRSRQDVTTCTIDQLERLFVMRRLNMNAQHFDNMKSSDERTNGDYDIEENGVR, from the exons ATGTTACTCCTGTGGTTGGATACCTTTGCCATGGGTCCTTCAACAAGAGCGGCAATGTTTCGAAGCCGTCAGGACG TGACTACTTGTACTATCGATCAGCTGGAAAGGTTGTTCGTAATGCGAAGGCTGAACATG AACGCCCAGCATTTCGATAACATGAAAAGTTCTGATGAGAGAACTAATGGGGATTATGATATTGAGGAAAATGGAGTGAGGTAA
- a CDS encoding hypothetical protein (NECATOR_CHRX.G21206.T1) — MLLLWLDTFAMGPSTRAAMFRSRQDVTTCTIDQLERLFVMRRLNMNAQHFDNMKSSDERTNGDYDIEENGQDRSAVKNIKTIILYILTDGTKEIGKFSYVKNGKRPTVTVTVSGDDFFNVANEKPNSPKAFMSGKLKVRGNVMLLQKLRTILEKKRKSKLQLLTLLIR, encoded by the exons ATGTTACTCCTGTGGTTGGATACCTTTGCCATGGGTCCTTCAACAAGAGCGGCAATGTTTCGAAGCCGTCAGGACG TGACTACTTGTACTATCGATCAGCTGGAAAGGTTGTTCGTAATGCGAAGGCTGAACATG AACGCCCAGCATTTCGATAACATGAAAAGTTCTGATGAGAGAACTAATGGGGATTATGATATTGAGGAAAATGGA CAAGACCGTTCAGCtgtgaaaaacataaaaacaattattcTATATATTTTGACCGATGGAACGAAAGAGATTGGGAAGTTCA GTTATgttaaaaatggaaagaggCCTACAGTTACTGTGACGGTGTCCGGCGATGACTTCTTCAATGTAGCTAATGAAAAGCCGAACTCACCGAAG GCATTCATGAGTGGAAAACTCAAGGTGAGAGGAAATGTGATGCTTCTACAAAAACTACGGacaattctggaaaagaagaggaagtcgAAGCTCCAGTTGTTGACGCTTCTGATTCGTTAA
- a CDS encoding hypothetical protein (NECATOR_CHRX.G21207.T1), producing the protein MAFDSTHPVLAAVLLQHSCRACRSIEQLSNSTSGTKKSRSTASTMAHQLKKRIWELSVWKFERLRYACR; encoded by the exons ATGGCGTTCGATAGTACCCACCCCGTTTTGGCGGCAGTTCTTTTGCAACATTCGTGTCGTGCTTGTCGCTCTAT CGAACAGCTGTCTAATAGTACGTCTGGTACGAAAAAGTCAAGATCGACCGCATCGACTATGGCCCACCAGCTGAAAAAGCGAATTTGGGAGCTTTCG GTGTGGAAATTTGAACGATTACGATATGCGTGCAGATGA